From one Thermococcus sp. genomic stretch:
- a CDS encoding NAD(P)/FAD-dependent oxidoreductase → MRYDVLIIGAGPVGSYLANLLAKDLSVAVVERKGSFGGKACTGIIGAENYERLGLPEGAILNRFRGATFYSRIQSFQVERKSPQAYIVDRKTLEKELAKSAVKKGAEYYMTTSFQGFKDGRAILQHLGERLEIEADFYIGADGITSAVAKNIGAETRAEMLPGYEVEVVGEFKKDFVEVWVDKEMNEDFFFWVAPLSKNLARVGTLGSIDALGKFIRTRGLKATSIIEFKSGSVGFGWRKPWVSGNIALVGDAALQVKPTTAGGIVYGMLCAHSLRRALLEGRLNSYEKECSFVRRQISFGLRFRRVFKGLNQEGIERIFEILGSREAREVIESQADFDDHLKTAKAVMRRPRLLAALLRVSPSIIRALV, encoded by the coding sequence ATGAGGTACGACGTTCTTATCATCGGTGCCGGGCCGGTTGGCAGCTACCTCGCCAACCTGCTCGCGAAGGACCTCAGCGTTGCCGTCGTCGAGAGAAAGGGCTCCTTCGGGGGTAAGGCCTGCACTGGCATAATAGGGGCCGAGAACTATGAGAGACTGGGGCTCCCTGAGGGGGCCATACTGAACAGGTTCAGAGGGGCAACCTTTTACTCCAGGATACAGAGCTTTCAGGTGGAGCGAAAGTCCCCCCAGGCATACATCGTTGATAGGAAAACGCTCGAAAAAGAGCTGGCGAAGAGTGCCGTTAAGAAGGGGGCTGAATACTACATGACGACGAGTTTCCAGGGCTTTAAGGATGGGAGGGCCATACTCCAGCACCTTGGAGAGAGGCTGGAAATTGAGGCAGACTTCTACATTGGGGCGGATGGTATCACGAGTGCCGTTGCGAAGAACATAGGTGCGGAGACCCGCGCGGAGATGCTCCCCGGCTACGAGGTGGAGGTGGTCGGCGAGTTCAAGAAGGATTTTGTGGAGGTGTGGGTGGACAAAGAGATGAACGAGGATTTCTTCTTCTGGGTTGCTCCCCTCAGCAAGAACCTGGCCAGGGTCGGCACACTTGGAAGCATCGACGCACTCGGGAAGTTCATACGGACGCGGGGACTCAAGGCAACGTCGATAATTGAGTTCAAGTCAGGAAGCGTTGGATTTGGGTGGAGGAAACCCTGGGTGTCGGGCAACATTGCCTTGGTGGGCGACGCGGCCCTTCAGGTAAAACCAACAACCGCCGGCGGGATAGTCTACGGGATGCTCTGTGCCCATTCACTCAGGAGAGCGCTCCTGGAGGGACGCCTGAACTCGTATGAGAAGGAATGCTCCTTTGTGAGGAGGCAGATCTCCTTCGGACTCCGCTTCAGGAGGGTCTTCAAGGGGCTGAACCAGGAGGGGATAGAAAGGATCTTTGAGATTCTCGGGAGCAGAGAGGCAAGGGAAGTCATAGAAAGCCAAGCCGACTTCGACGACCACCTAAAGACAGCAAAAGCCGTGATGAGAAGACCCCGTCTCCTTGCCGCGTTGCTGAGGGTGAGCCCCTCGATAATAAGGGCCCTTGTATGA
- the pcp gene encoding pyroglutamyl-peptidase I — protein MKVLVTGFEPFGGEEINPSWEAVSGLPDEIEGAGIIKRQLPVTFNGVRKVLPRLIVGGKPDIVILTGQAGGRSNITVERVAINVMDSTMPDNEGFAPEDEPVFEGAPAAYFATLPIKAIVAALRGEKIPAGVSNTAGTYVCNAAMFTALHTIAVAGMETKAGFIHVPFSHEQALEKPRPSMAVETIRTALEVAIRTSLRG, from the coding sequence ATGAAAGTGCTCGTGACGGGATTCGAGCCCTTCGGCGGCGAGGAGATAAACCCCTCCTGGGAGGCCGTTTCGGGACTTCCGGATGAGATCGAAGGGGCTGGGATAATAAAACGCCAGCTCCCGGTGACCTTCAACGGCGTCAGAAAGGTTCTTCCAAGGCTGATTGTCGGTGGGAAGCCGGATATCGTAATCTTGACCGGTCAAGCCGGCGGGAGGTCGAACATAACCGTCGAGCGCGTTGCGATAAACGTCATGGACTCGACGATGCCTGATAATGAGGGCTTTGCTCCAGAGGACGAGCCGGTCTTTGAGGGTGCCCCGGCGGCATACTTCGCAACACTCCCTATAAAGGCCATCGTTGCTGCCCTGAGGGGAGAGAAGATTCCCGCGGGGGTTTCAAACACCGCCGGGACCTACGTCTGCAACGCCGCGATGTTCACGGCGCTCCATACGATAGCCGTCGCTGGAATGGAAACTAAGGCTGGCTTCATCCACGTCCCCTTCAGCCACGAACAGGCCTTGGAAAAGCCGAGGCCCTCAATGGCCGTTGAAACGATAAGGACGGCCTTAGAGGTCGCCATCAGAACCTCCCTGAGGGGCTGA
- a CDS encoding ASCH domain-containing protein, translating into MATWRMGLQEEYLRAIAEGKKRVEGRLYDERRQGIRPGDTIIFENRLMCVVKDVRVYSSFREMLEKEGLENVLPGVESIEEGVRVYRRFYSEEKERKYSVAAIEVEPVGWIGEPLSEVPKS; encoded by the coding sequence ATGGCGACGTGGAGGATGGGACTTCAGGAGGAGTACCTCAGGGCCATCGCCGAGGGCAAGAAAAGGGTGGAAGGCCGCCTCTACGATGAGAGGAGGCAGGGGATAAGGCCAGGGGACACGATAATCTTCGAGAACAGGCTGATGTGTGTTGTGAAGGATGTGAGGGTTTACTCGTCCTTCCGTGAGATGCTGGAGAAGGAGGGCCTTGAGAATGTCCTCCCTGGCGTTGAAAGCATCGAGGAAGGAGTAAGGGTTTATAGGCGCTTCTACTCCGAGGAGAAGGAGCGGAAGTACAGCGTTGCGGCGATAGAGGTCGAGCCGGTGGGGTGGATCGGGGAGCCGTTAAGTGAGGTCCCAAAAAGTTAA
- a CDS encoding prenyltransferase/squalene oxidase repeat-containing protein — protein MREKLPLILLVFIAGSILPPAGASSLIGRGAEHYINEYQLRTLNGVWNTGSVSGWYAFRENETFYLTCLKVIALARSGYPRNSTEFRQLVEWIESKQSEDGSFPAIITDDYPEPDSEWFYWELSRSAGTGLAILALLEAGESSNSMEIQKAAQFLLRNESGDHWGSTVYLFWEQTGLHELNESPSIVATAYAIAALSRLGHNVSEEWRWLEERLTPERLVGPYLDNFFTDFLFPMPYRDMRGAYESIVLPLLFLREEKVSPPKETLDFISSLLERTQYLGNATLRLSFRRITNYTVEERVYTVNGWETLRTWGGTGRRAEINVSLGPPDRESIFLIRSGRALLENESGFFKGKMRLYPEFPKNYIPLIGSGYAKRTVFRFRDGEDYAVIEPPNLDGSWNHDVYSTAIALIWLHMAGAKGGNVDEALRFLELASPRESMAFDGDAYALIALSLYGEKWEANGSEPVESESNAQSGISWSLPAVFGIGLLIGVLIGAKMGRK, from the coding sequence ATGAGAGAGAAGCTCCCCCTCATTCTTCTGGTTTTCATCGCCGGTTCCATATTGCCGCCAGCTGGAGCCAGTTCATTAATTGGCAGAGGTGCGGAGCACTACATAAACGAATATCAGCTCAGAACCCTGAACGGTGTGTGGAACACCGGAAGCGTCTCCGGATGGTACGCATTCAGGGAGAACGAGACGTTCTACCTCACATGCCTCAAAGTTATAGCCCTTGCGAGGAGCGGCTACCCGAGGAACTCTACAGAGTTTCGGCAACTCGTTGAATGGATAGAGTCAAAGCAGAGCGAGGACGGTTCTTTTCCGGCAATAATAACCGACGACTATCCAGAGCCGGACTCGGAGTGGTTCTACTGGGAACTCTCCAGATCGGCTGGAACAGGGCTGGCGATTTTAGCCCTCCTTGAGGCGGGAGAAAGCTCCAATTCCATGGAAATACAAAAGGCAGCCCAGTTCCTTCTGAGGAACGAGAGCGGGGACCACTGGGGGAGCACGGTTTACCTGTTCTGGGAGCAGACGGGCCTTCACGAGCTCAACGAGTCGCCGAGCATCGTTGCAACCGCCTATGCAATCGCCGCCCTCTCAAGGCTCGGCCACAATGTCTCGGAAGAGTGGAGATGGCTGGAGGAAAGGCTGACGCCGGAGAGGCTCGTGGGCCCGTATCTGGACAACTTCTTCACGGACTTCCTCTTTCCCATGCCCTACCGCGATATGAGGGGAGCATACGAGAGCATAGTCCTGCCGCTGCTCTTTCTGAGGGAGGAGAAGGTGAGCCCTCCGAAGGAGACGCTTGATTTTATATCCTCTCTTCTCGAAAGGACGCAGTACCTCGGAAACGCGACGCTGAGGCTGAGCTTTAGGAGGATTACCAACTACACGGTTGAAGAGAGGGTTTATACCGTAAACGGCTGGGAAACCCTCAGAACATGGGGCGGAACCGGAAGAAGGGCCGAGATAAACGTCAGCCTGGGGCCCCCGGACCGGGAAAGCATCTTCCTGATACGCTCGGGGAGAGCCCTCCTTGAAAACGAATCCGGCTTCTTCAAGGGAAAAATGAGGCTCTATCCGGAATTTCCAAAAAACTATATACCCCTAATCGGGAGCGGGTATGCCAAAAGGACGGTTTTCCGGTTCAGGGATGGAGAAGACTACGCCGTAATAGAGCCCCCCAACCTCGACGGCTCCTGGAACCACGACGTTTACTCCACGGCGATAGCACTGATATGGCTCCACATGGCCGGTGCGAAGGGAGGGAATGTAGACGAGGCGTTGAGATTCCTTGAGCTCGCAAGCCCAAGGGAATCCATGGCCTTCGACGGCGATGCCTACGCGCTGATAGCCCTGAGCCTGTACGGGGAGAAGTGGGAAGCCAACGGATCTGAACCTGTGGAGAGTGAGTCAAACGCCCAATCCGGGATTTCATGGAGCCTGCCGGCGGTTTTTGGGATAGGGCTTTTGATCGGCGTGCTCATAGGTGCCAAAATGGGTAGAAAATGA